One genomic segment of Streptomyces niveus includes these proteins:
- a CDS encoding copper resistance CopC family protein: protein MHAVNRRAARVAARCLVVPLAAAPLLYAAQPAFAHTELVAGSPAESASESRPPRSIELTFSDEMTSRYAKVALTAPDGGQGAAGLPQVTGRTVTLPVKPGLPAGSYTVGYRVVSADGHPVAGSYRFTVEDEDAAAGPATTPAPRAAPDPPRTPGEDPPQMGATSPGADATPSTGATPPTGAASPTGVPALPVLVGGLLLLGAAGASAAVVRRRRARHGS from the coding sequence ATGCACGCTGTGAACCGGCGTGCCGCCCGCGTGGCGGCACGCTGTCTCGTCGTACCCCTCGCCGCGGCACCGCTGTTGTACGCGGCCCAGCCCGCGTTCGCCCATACCGAACTCGTCGCCGGCAGCCCGGCCGAGTCCGCATCCGAGAGCCGGCCCCCGCGGAGCATCGAGCTGACCTTCAGCGACGAGATGACTTCGCGGTACGCCAAGGTCGCCCTCACGGCACCGGACGGCGGGCAGGGCGCCGCCGGTCTGCCGCAGGTCACGGGCAGGACCGTCACCCTCCCGGTGAAGCCGGGCCTCCCGGCGGGCAGTTACACGGTCGGATACCGGGTCGTGTCCGCCGACGGTCACCCCGTCGCCGGGTCGTACCGGTTCACCGTCGAGGACGAGGACGCGGCTGCCGGGCCCGCGACGACCCCGGCACCTCGTGCCGCACCCGATCCGCCACGGACGCCCGGCGAGGACCCGCCACAGATGGGCGCCACGTCCCCCGGCGCAGACGCCACGCCCTCCACCGGCGCCACGCCCCCGACCGGCGCCGCATCCCCGACCGGCGTCCCCGCGCTGCCGGTCCTCGTCGGCGGGCTTCTCCTGCTCGGCGCGGCCGGCGCCTCCGCCGCGGTCGTTCGACGGAGGCGTGCCCGCCATGGCAGTTGA
- a CDS encoding ArsR/SmtB family transcription factor encodes MLNLASEIEVLARFGRALADPIRCQLLLALRAAPAYPSDLADTIGVSRTRLSNHLACLRDCGLVVAVPEGRRTRYELADPRLGHALDDLRTAVVAVAEDVTCADAEEKGCC; translated from the coding sequence GTGCTGAATCTCGCGTCCGAAATCGAGGTGCTGGCACGGTTCGGCCGCGCCCTCGCCGACCCGATCCGGTGCCAGTTGCTGCTCGCCCTGCGGGCGGCTCCCGCGTACCCCTCCGACCTGGCCGACACCATCGGCGTCTCCCGCACGCGCCTGTCGAACCATCTGGCGTGTCTGCGTGACTGCGGGCTGGTCGTGGCGGTGCCCGAGGGGCGCCGTACGCGGTACGAACTCGCCGATCCCCGGCTGGGGCACGCGCTCGACGACCTGCGTACGGCCGTGGTGGCCGTCGCGGAGGACGTCACGTGCGCGGACGCCGAGGAGAAGGGCTGCTGCTGA
- a CDS encoding cation transporter gives MAAEISLGPAPSRREALTRRVRLLVAATIAYNVIEAIVALTAGSMASSSALVGFGLDSIVEVSSAAAVAWQFSAREHAVREAREKKALRIIAVSFFALAAFVTVDAVRALAGGGDADSSVPGIVLAALSLAIMPFLSAAQRRAGRELGSASAVADSKQTLLCTYLSAVLLVGLVANATLGWSWADPVAALVIAAIAVKEGCEAWRGDNCCAPAGLSTLGADTASAKGEGACGCDCAPGCADGRSGG, from the coding sequence ATGGCCGCGGAGATATCGCTCGGTCCGGCGCCCTCCCGCCGCGAGGCACTGACCCGTCGCGTACGGCTACTGGTCGCGGCCACGATCGCCTACAACGTGATCGAGGCGATCGTCGCCCTCACGGCGGGGTCGATGGCGTCGTCCTCCGCGCTGGTGGGTTTCGGTCTGGACTCCATCGTCGAGGTCTCCTCGGCGGCGGCGGTGGCCTGGCAGTTCTCGGCTCGTGAGCACGCCGTGCGTGAAGCACGCGAGAAGAAGGCGTTGCGGATCATCGCGGTCTCGTTCTTCGCGCTGGCGGCCTTCGTGACGGTGGACGCGGTCCGCGCCCTCGCGGGCGGCGGCGACGCCGATTCGTCCGTCCCGGGCATCGTGCTGGCGGCCCTGTCGCTGGCGATCATGCCGTTCCTGTCCGCCGCACAGAGGCGAGCAGGCCGGGAGTTGGGGTCGGCATCGGCGGTCGCGGACTCGAAGCAGACGCTGCTGTGCACCTATCTGTCGGCCGTACTGCTGGTGGGCCTGGTGGCCAACGCCACCCTCGGCTGGTCGTGGGCGGATCCGGTCGCCGCCCTCGTCATAGCCGCGATCGCGGTCAAGGAAGGCTGCGAGGCGTGGCGCGGCGACAACTGCTGCGCGCCGGCCGGTCTGAGCACCCTCGGGGCGGACACCGCATCGGCGAAGGGTGAGGGCGCCTGCGGCTGTGACTGCGCGCCGGGGTGCGCCGACGGCCGGTCCGGCGGGTAG
- a CDS encoding helix-turn-helix domain-containing protein → MNGKSRLGEFLRTRRSQLSPDEAEVPTYGERRRVPGLRREELALLAGVSASYYARLEQGHSMNASPEVLDAIARALRLDESERLHLLDLARSAKPRGRGRRPAPERVTEATGQLLDTLADVPAIVVGRRSDVLAWNRLGHAVFAGHLDPGAPDLPSQRPNMARLVFLDAHTRELYAHWPSKARAVVGNLRMVAGQYPEDSALHALVGELSAKSEEFATMWADHRVKACSVADYEMRHPLVGTLTVTQQTLNLGPGPNIVVATTKAGSPSRTTLALLAQATAEVTAPATRVAPATPATAPSRPETHVSDS, encoded by the coding sequence ATGAACGGAAAATCGCGGCTCGGGGAGTTTCTCCGGACCCGCCGCTCCCAACTGAGCCCCGACGAGGCCGAGGTGCCCACCTACGGGGAGCGCCGCCGGGTTCCGGGGTTGCGGCGGGAGGAGCTGGCGCTGCTGGCGGGGGTGAGTGCTTCGTACTACGCCCGGCTGGAGCAGGGGCATTCGATGAACGCCTCGCCGGAGGTGCTGGACGCGATCGCGCGGGCTCTGCGACTGGACGAGTCCGAGCGTCTGCATCTGCTCGACCTCGCCCGGTCGGCCAAACCCCGCGGCAGGGGCCGACGGCCCGCGCCGGAGCGGGTGACGGAGGCGACCGGTCAGCTGCTGGACACGCTGGCCGACGTTCCCGCGATCGTGGTCGGCCGGCGCTCGGACGTGCTGGCGTGGAACCGGCTCGGCCACGCGGTGTTCGCCGGACACCTGGACCCCGGCGCCCCGGATCTGCCGAGCCAACGCCCCAACATGGCCAGGCTGGTGTTCCTCGACGCCCACACCCGTGAGCTGTACGCGCACTGGCCGAGCAAGGCCAGGGCGGTGGTGGGGAACCTGCGGATGGTGGCGGGCCAGTACCCGGAGGACTCCGCGCTGCACGCGCTGGTGGGTGAACTGAGCGCGAAGAGCGAGGAGTTCGCCACGATGTGGGCCGACCACCGAGTCAAGGCGTGCAGCGTCGCCGACTACGAGATGCGGCACCCGCTCGTCGGAACACTGACCGTCACCCAGCAGACCCTGAACCTCGGGCCCGGTCCCAACATCGTGGTCGCCACCACCAAGGCCGGCTCCCCTTCACGTACGACCCTGGCCCTGCTCGCCCAGGCGACCGCAGAGGTCACCGCTCCGGCCACTCGGGTCGCTCCGGCCACTCCGGCCACCGCACCGTCGCGGCCGGAGACCCACGTCAGCGACAGCTGA
- a CDS encoding MBL fold metallo-hydrolase → MSHTEPSRPTQQTQHTQEITLGDVTITRVEETHGPIMPADQFFPELPEQAWKDHRETLVPDHLGAEDTMVHAAMQTWLLRSEGRTILVDTGVGNDKSRPAVASWDHLSLDYLGNLARAGVRPEDVDLVINTHLHVDHVGWNTRLSDGTWVPTFPNATYLMPRADFEFWNPANNPNITGGVNENVFEDSVAPVHEAGLTMLWEGSHRIDANLRLDAAPGHTPGSSVITLTSGADRAVFAGDLLHTPLQIMEPEHNSCFCEDPVRSRATRHRILGWAADNNALLIPAHLSGHGAAEVRRAGGKFAIKGWAPFTPYTHA, encoded by the coding sequence ATGTCGCACACCGAGCCCAGCCGGCCCACTCAGCAGACGCAGCACACGCAAGAGATCACCCTGGGCGATGTCACCATCACCCGCGTCGAAGAGACGCACGGCCCGATCATGCCCGCGGACCAATTCTTCCCGGAGCTGCCCGAGCAGGCGTGGAAGGACCATCGCGAGACGCTCGTTCCCGACCATCTCGGCGCCGAAGACACCATGGTCCACGCCGCGATGCAGACCTGGCTGCTGCGCAGCGAAGGCAGGACCATCCTCGTCGACACCGGCGTCGGCAACGACAAGTCCCGCCCCGCCGTGGCCTCTTGGGACCACCTGAGCCTCGACTACCTCGGCAATCTCGCCCGCGCCGGTGTACGGCCGGAGGACGTCGACCTCGTGATCAACACCCATCTGCACGTCGACCACGTCGGCTGGAACACGCGGCTTAGCGACGGCACATGGGTACCCACGTTCCCCAACGCCACCTACCTGATGCCCAGGGCCGACTTCGAGTTCTGGAACCCGGCGAACAACCCGAACATCACCGGCGGTGTCAACGAGAACGTCTTCGAGGACAGCGTCGCCCCCGTCCACGAGGCCGGCCTGACCATGTTGTGGGAGGGCAGCCACCGTATCGACGCCAATCTGCGTCTGGACGCGGCGCCCGGACACACCCCCGGTTCCAGCGTGATCACCCTGACCTCCGGGGCGGACCGCGCCGTGTTCGCCGGCGACCTGCTGCACACCCCGCTCCAGATCATGGAGCCCGAGCACAACAGCTGCTTCTGCGAGGACCCCGTCCGCTCCCGCGCGACCCGCCACAGGATTCTGGGCTGGGCGGCCGACAACAACGCGCTGCTGATCCCGGCGCACCTCAGTGGCCACGGCGCGGCCGAAGTACGGCGTGCGGGTGGCAAGTTCGCCATCAAGGGCTGGGCCCCGTTCACGCCGTACACCCACGCCTGA
- a CDS encoding carboxylesterase/lipase family protein codes for MNRRTDPIADTAQGPVRGRCQDGVLSFLNIPYAAPPTGAGRFEAPRPHDSWHEVRDATVPGPNAPQSERRLGGVDMSPYFGAGWSRGEDFLTVSVWAPEDTGAALPVMVFVHGGGFVAGSTRSALYDGTGFARDGVVLVTLNYRLGIGGFLDIPGAPANRGLLDVVAALRWVRENIAAFGGDPDNVTLFGQSAGATVVGGVLATPEATGLFRRAIVQSGSGLGAFTTEQAARVTEAAAGALGIEPRADAFAEIPDERLVQVASRLTGIDLRTETHFDPLAGISPFSLVLDTQPAQAVAMGRGADVDLLIGTNSEEGNLYLVPTGEYARSTAADVDALAARSHPDPSKLVEVYRAARPDADFGALRSAVLGDALFGAGSWALATAHAAHTGHAASATFCYEFAWRSEALDGQLGATHTTELPFVFDLTHLPRLHGPDALLGPGGPPGDLATRVHETWVRFARTGDPGWDAYDTERRATMRIGTEWNPLDDPRTQERQAWS; via the coding sequence GTGAACCGTCGGACCGATCCCATCGCCGACACGGCCCAGGGGCCTGTCCGAGGCCGGTGTCAGGACGGAGTCCTCTCCTTCCTGAACATCCCGTACGCCGCTCCTCCCACCGGGGCGGGCCGGTTCGAGGCGCCGCGGCCGCACGACTCGTGGCACGAGGTGAGGGACGCCACCGTGCCGGGGCCGAACGCTCCTCAGTCAGAACGCCGGCTCGGCGGCGTGGACATGTCCCCCTACTTCGGCGCCGGTTGGAGCCGTGGGGAGGACTTCCTCACCGTCAGCGTCTGGGCTCCGGAGGACACGGGCGCCGCCCTGCCGGTGATGGTGTTCGTGCACGGTGGCGGCTTCGTCGCGGGCTCGACGCGTTCGGCGCTGTACGACGGTACGGGCTTCGCCCGCGACGGCGTCGTCCTCGTGACCCTCAACTACCGCCTAGGCATCGGGGGTTTCCTCGACATCCCCGGTGCGCCCGCCAACCGTGGCCTGCTCGATGTCGTGGCCGCGCTGCGCTGGGTCCGCGAGAACATCGCCGCCTTCGGGGGTGACCCGGACAACGTGACCCTCTTCGGCCAGTCGGCCGGGGCCACCGTCGTCGGCGGCGTACTCGCGACCCCCGAGGCCACCGGTCTGTTCAGGCGAGCGATCGTCCAGAGCGGCAGTGGCCTCGGCGCGTTCACGACCGAGCAGGCGGCGCGGGTCACGGAGGCCGCGGCCGGGGCTCTCGGCATCGAGCCCCGTGCCGACGCCTTCGCGGAGATCCCCGACGAGCGCCTGGTCCAGGTCGCCTCCCGGCTCACCGGCATCGACCTGCGGACCGAGACGCATTTCGACCCACTGGCCGGGATCAGCCCCTTCAGTCTCGTCCTCGACACCCAGCCCGCACAGGCCGTCGCCATGGGCCGGGGCGCCGATGTCGACCTGCTCATCGGCACCAACTCCGAAGAGGGCAACCTCTATCTGGTCCCGACGGGCGAGTACGCGCGCTCGACGGCCGCCGACGTCGACGCGCTCGCCGCGCGCTCGCACCCGGATCCGTCGAAGCTCGTGGAGGTGTACCGGGCCGCCCGGCCGGACGCGGACTTCGGCGCGCTGCGTTCGGCCGTCCTGGGCGACGCGCTGTTCGGCGCGGGCAGTTGGGCCCTGGCGACCGCGCACGCCGCACACACCGGACACGCCGCGTCGGCCACCTTCTGCTACGAGTTCGCGTGGCGCTCGGAGGCACTGGACGGACAACTCGGCGCCACCCATACCACGGAGCTGCCCTTCGTCTTCGACCTCACCCACCTGCCCCGCCTGCACGGCCCCGACGCCCTGCTCGGCCCCGGCGGGCCTCCGGGGGACCTGGCCACCCGGGTCCACGAGACCTGGGTCCGGTTCGCCAGGACCGGCGACCCCGGCTGGGACGCGTACGACACCGAGCGCCGGGCCACGATGCGGATCGGCACCGAATGGAATCCACTCGACGACCCTCGCACCCAGGAACGCCAAGCCTGGAGCTGA
- a CDS encoding RNA polymerase sigma factor — protein sequence MDIENLLRAEAPQVLGALVRRFGRFDTAEDAVQEALLAASRTWSAEGVPEDPRSWLIRTGYRRMVDLLRSEQARRRREREVGMAELAMGETDRRAGRPQETDDSLTLLLLCCHPALSHASQVALTLRAVGGLTTAEIAHAYGTSEATMGTRISRAKQQLTRAGAHFTAPTAADLPGRLIAAMRVLYLIFNEGYTASTGDELARVDLTGEAIRLTRTLAATVPDDGEVTGLLALMLLTESRRAARTGDDGGLLPLDEQDRTRWNGDLIGEGTELIDKVWNRGGTGPYQLQAAIAALHAAAAAPRHTDWPQIAMLYLWLERLTPTAPVRLSRVVAVAQAFGPVRGLALLDDLNRRHGLDQDPLTRQRERAVRAHLVQMTGDTAGATALYREAATLTGNQVERRYLLDEADRLT from the coding sequence ATGGACATCGAGAACCTGCTGCGCGCCGAAGCGCCGCAGGTGCTCGGCGCGTTGGTGCGGCGCTTCGGCCGCTTCGACACCGCCGAGGACGCCGTACAAGAAGCGCTGCTGGCGGCGAGCAGGACATGGTCGGCCGAGGGCGTACCGGAGGATCCACGCAGCTGGCTCATCCGGACCGGCTACCGGCGGATGGTCGACCTGCTCCGCTCCGAGCAGGCCCGGCGCCGGCGCGAGCGGGAAGTCGGCATGGCCGAACTGGCCATGGGGGAGACGGATCGCCGGGCGGGACGCCCGCAGGAGACCGACGACAGCCTCACCCTGCTGCTCCTCTGCTGCCACCCGGCGCTGAGCCACGCCTCCCAGGTGGCGCTCACACTGCGCGCGGTCGGCGGTCTGACGACGGCGGAGATCGCGCACGCGTACGGAACCTCCGAAGCCACCATGGGGACGCGGATCAGCCGCGCCAAACAGCAACTCACCCGCGCCGGGGCCCACTTCACCGCGCCCACCGCCGCCGACCTGCCCGGACGGCTGATCGCCGCCATGCGGGTGCTCTATCTGATCTTCAACGAGGGCTATACGGCCTCCACCGGCGACGAACTCGCCCGCGTCGACCTGACCGGTGAGGCGATCCGGCTGACCCGGACCCTCGCCGCCACCGTGCCGGACGACGGAGAGGTGACCGGCCTGCTGGCACTGATGCTGCTCACCGAGTCGCGGCGCGCGGCCCGCACCGGTGACGACGGCGGGTTGCTCCCACTGGACGAGCAGGACCGCACCCGGTGGAACGGCGATCTCATCGGCGAGGGAACCGAGTTGATCGACAAGGTCTGGAACCGGGGCGGGACGGGCCCGTATCAACTCCAGGCGGCGATCGCGGCGTTGCACGCCGCCGCGGCGGCTCCTCGGCACACGGACTGGCCGCAGATCGCCATGCTCTACCTGTGGCTCGAACGCCTCACCCCGACCGCGCCGGTACGGCTGAGCCGGGTGGTCGCGGTGGCCCAAGCCTTCGGACCGGTTCGGGGACTGGCGCTGCTCGACGACCTCAACCGGCGCCACGGACTGGATCAGGACCCTCTCACCCGGCAACGGGAACGCGCGGTGCGCGCGCACCTGGTGCAGATGACCGGCGACACGGCCGGGGCTACGGCGCTGTATCGCGAGGCGGCCACCCTGACCGGAAACCAGGTCGAGCGCCGCTACCTGCTCGACGAGGCCGACCGCCTCACCTGA
- a CDS encoding YciI family protein: MKYLLLGYTSAAAWDAATADVPSSEALAAFAVYQRFERELIDTGELVSTEGLGHPAVSTTVHRTPDGMMATDGPFAELKEVLASFAVIDVADRERAVEIASRIVEVLGEPIEIRPIMSGDFTA, translated from the coding sequence ATGAAGTATCTGCTGCTCGGCTATACATCGGCAGCCGCCTGGGACGCCGCGACCGCCGATGTCCCGTCCTCGGAGGCGCTGGCCGCGTTCGCCGTCTATCAGAGGTTCGAGCGGGAGCTGATCGATACCGGTGAGCTCGTCAGCACCGAGGGCCTCGGCCACCCGGCGGTCAGCACCACGGTCCACCGGACACCGGACGGCATGATGGCGACCGACGGGCCGTTCGCCGAGCTGAAGGAAGTCCTGGCCAGCTTCGCCGTGATCGACGTGGCCGACCGGGAGCGGGCGGTCGAGATCGCCTCGCGGATCGTGGAGGTGCTGGGCGAGCCGATCGAGATCCGGCCGATCATGAGCGGGGACTTCACCGCATGA
- a CDS encoding DUF998 domain-containing protein: MTALAVPAVSAARASDRLPAAGVLAGSVFATSAVIQMVTREGFDIARHPISQLSTGDLGWIQITTFVLAGLGGLALAAGIGRTLRIGFGRRALPVCVAIFGVGLIAAGLFPMDPENGFPVGTPDRPVAEMSWHSVAHSASAAVAFTALAVAAIALTVRCVRRRAVLPAVLNGAAALVLVLPMSPDHISIQIAVNGLVAFTWTTVVTMSLRRAR; the protein is encoded by the coding sequence GTGACCGCCCTCGCTGTTCCCGCTGTTTCCGCCGCCCGCGCTTCCGACCGCCTGCCGGCCGCCGGAGTTCTCGCCGGGTCGGTCTTCGCCACCTCGGCCGTCATCCAGATGGTCACCCGTGAAGGCTTCGACATTGCCCGGCACCCGATCAGCCAGCTCTCCACCGGCGACCTCGGCTGGATCCAGATCACGACATTCGTGCTCGCGGGTCTCGGCGGTCTCGCACTGGCCGCCGGTATCGGGCGCACTCTCCGCATCGGATTCGGACGGCGAGCGCTGCCGGTCTGCGTCGCGATCTTCGGCGTCGGGCTGATCGCCGCCGGTCTGTTCCCCATGGATCCGGAGAACGGCTTCCCGGTCGGCACCCCGGACCGGCCGGTCGCCGAGATGTCCTGGCACAGCGTCGCGCACTCCGCGTCGGCCGCCGTCGCCTTCACGGCGCTGGCCGTCGCCGCCATTGCCTTGACCGTACGGTGTGTGCGCCGCCGTGCGGTACTGCCTGCCGTACTGAACGGCGCCGCCGCGCTCGTCCTGGTCCTGCCCATGTCGCCTGACCACATCAGTATCCAGATCGCCGTGAACGGTCTGGTCGCCTTCACCTGGACGACCGTCGTCACGATGTCCCTGCGGCGCGCCCGCTGA
- a CDS encoding oxygenase MpaB family protein — MSPLRSFAPDVRGRVGGALFARVAGPAGKENRARIHDTPGPRWFEADSPVRTVHGDASMFIGGLRALLLQSLHPLAMAAVAAHSGYRGDPWGRLQRTSTFLATTTYGTADDAQAAVDRVRAVHERVRGQTASGETYHAADPHLLGWVHAAEVDSFLVAHQRYGAEPLDEAGGDAYVAGTARVARALGVVDPPRDRQELTAVLTAYRPELRPTSQAREAARFILRHPPLPLVARPPYAVLAANAVVTLPAWARTALGVRPPALLPEGSVEPAGRLLTRTIRWAMPPAPPLTDSVANAG; from the coding sequence ATGAGCCCTTTGAGGTCGTTTGCCCCGGATGTGCGTGGCCGGGTCGGCGGTGCGCTCTTCGCCCGGGTCGCGGGCCCGGCGGGGAAGGAGAACCGGGCGCGTATCCATGACACTCCGGGGCCCCGGTGGTTCGAGGCCGACAGTCCGGTTCGAACCGTCCACGGCGACGCATCGATGTTCATCGGCGGCCTCAGGGCGCTGCTCCTGCAGTCCCTCCACCCCCTGGCGATGGCGGCGGTGGCCGCTCACTCCGGCTACCGCGGCGACCCGTGGGGCAGACTCCAGCGCACGAGCACCTTCCTGGCCACGACGACGTACGGAACCGCCGACGACGCACAGGCGGCAGTGGACCGGGTACGGGCCGTGCACGAGCGCGTACGGGGACAGACCGCCTCGGGGGAGACCTACCACGCGGCCGACCCGCATCTGCTGGGCTGGGTCCACGCCGCGGAGGTGGACAGCTTCCTCGTGGCCCACCAGCGGTACGGGGCGGAACCCCTGGACGAGGCGGGCGGTGACGCCTATGTCGCCGGCACGGCTCGCGTCGCGCGGGCGCTCGGGGTCGTGGATCCCCCGCGTGACCGCCAAGAGCTGACCGCGGTGCTCACGGCGTACCGTCCCGAACTGCGCCCCACCAGCCAGGCGCGCGAGGCCGCCCGTTTCATCCTCCGCCACCCGCCGCTGCCCCTCGTGGCCCGGCCGCCCTACGCCGTCCTCGCCGCGAACGCGGTCGTCACCCTGCCCGCATGGGCCCGTACCGCACTGGGTGTGCGGCCCCCCGCGCTGCTTCCGGAAGGTTCTGTGGAACCGGCCGGTCGCCTGCTCACCCGCACCATTCGCTGGGCCATGCCGCCCGCCCCGCCGCTCACCGACTCTGTGGCGAACGCCGGGTGA
- a CDS encoding HAD family hydrolase has translation MTSERVLSWTPSAIVFDCDGTLMDTERHWQDAREHALGEFGLTSAPGFADRAKGLHYTQCGRLMAEEAGRPDLAADMTGSLLRIFRDLVAENPLTMPGARELVVSAATFAPLAVASNCPREVVESCLDTAGLRDYFGHIVVPDAGIRPKPQPDVYLAAARHCGADPADTLAVEDSLCGVEAASRAGMRVLGVGPWPGERTTAMVDLWVSSLAEPDLSRWADARIPRQATR, from the coding sequence ATGACCTCTGAACGAGTCCTCTCCTGGACCCCCTCGGCCATCGTCTTCGACTGCGACGGCACCCTCATGGACACCGAAAGACACTGGCAGGACGCGAGAGAGCACGCGCTCGGCGAGTTCGGCCTCACCTCGGCTCCGGGCTTCGCGGACCGCGCCAAGGGGCTGCACTACACCCAGTGCGGCCGGCTCATGGCCGAGGAGGCCGGACGGCCCGACCTCGCGGCGGACATGACCGGCAGCCTGCTCCGGATCTTCCGCGACCTGGTCGCCGAGAACCCCCTGACCATGCCCGGAGCCCGTGAACTGGTCGTGTCCGCGGCCACGTTCGCCCCGCTGGCCGTGGCCAGCAACTGCCCGCGCGAGGTCGTGGAGTCCTGCCTGGACACGGCGGGCCTGCGTGACTACTTCGGCCACATCGTGGTCCCCGACGCCGGAATCCGGCCCAAACCGCAGCCCGACGTCTACCTGGCCGCCGCACGCCACTGCGGGGCGGACCCGGCCGACACGCTCGCCGTCGAGGACTCCCTGTGCGGTGTCGAAGCCGCGTCACGGGCCGGCATGCGGGTGCTCGGGGTCGGCCCCTGGCCCGGAGAGCGGACCACGGCCATGGTCGACCTGTGGGTCTCCTCGCTCGCCGAACCGGACCTCTCGCGCTGGGCCGACGCGCGCATCCCCCGACAGGCCACGCGCTGA
- a CDS encoding ScbA/BarX family gamma-butyrolactone biosynthesis protein — protein MGVFTGESRLSWSRTVPRELVHRRSAAEVLLTDVRPGRRKDVFDAAASWPRSHPTFPRDGADLHSPLIVIETMRQLGIYLPLCHYAVPPESRLLITDLFFRIDPATEPRATSNSTDVTCRARVTDVRNGADGTVDGLRMEISFRAGSRTFAQAGGGARFLSPERYAAIRGAGATALPPAPTGPCDRPDIGRMGVADPRDVMIAVDGGAVRLRPADPRHPFFFDHPSDHVPGMVLLEAARQAGALASGGRCARPTAGRLKALSFAEFAPAARVLAVPHHRTCGFRVLQGGRYVAYGALEYR, from the coding sequence GTGGGTGTATTCACCGGTGAATCCCGGCTGAGCTGGTCGCGGACCGTGCCTCGTGAACTGGTGCACCGCAGGTCGGCCGCGGAGGTGCTGCTCACCGACGTACGTCCGGGCAGGCGGAAGGATGTATTCGACGCGGCGGCCTCCTGGCCGAGATCACATCCCACCTTTCCTCGGGACGGTGCGGACCTGCACAGTCCGCTGATCGTCATCGAGACGATGCGCCAGCTCGGTATCTATCTGCCTCTGTGCCATTACGCGGTGCCGCCCGAATCCCGGCTGCTGATCACCGACCTGTTCTTCCGGATCGATCCGGCCACGGAACCCCGTGCCACCTCGAATTCCACTGATGTGACCTGCCGCGCGCGGGTGACCGACGTACGCAACGGGGCGGACGGCACTGTCGACGGGCTGCGGATGGAGATCTCCTTCCGAGCCGGCTCCCGGACGTTCGCACAGGCCGGGGGCGGGGCGCGCTTCCTGAGTCCGGAGCGGTACGCCGCGATACGCGGCGCCGGGGCGACCGCGCTTCCGCCCGCGCCCACCGGTCCCTGCGACCGGCCGGACATCGGACGTATGGGAGTGGCCGACCCGCGCGATGTGATGATCGCGGTCGATGGCGGCGCCGTGCGGCTGCGGCCGGCCGATCCGCGGCACCCCTTCTTCTTCGACCACCCCTCGGACCATGTGCCGGGCATGGTCCTGCTGGAAGCGGCCCGGCAGGCCGGCGCGCTGGCGAGCGGTGGCCGGTGCGCGCGCCCTACCGCCGGTCGGCTGAAAGCCCTGAGCTTCGCCGAGTTCGCGCCGGCCGCCCGCGTGCTGGCTGTGCCGCACCACCGGACCTGCGGTTTTCGTGTTCTGCAAGGGGGCCGGTATGTCGCGTACGGGGCCCTGGAGTACCGGTAA
- a CDS encoding ScbR family autoregulator-binding transcription factor translates to MQGRAKATRRSLLEAAAQLFEERGYAGTSISDISALSGRTSGAIYFHYACKENLALAVMEEVFDTWPALVRRHREADIPALEKLVALSFSVARAFRDDVVVRGGSRLWAERKSVDASLPSPFEGWIETVVALLEEAGREGVLTPSVSPRKAGNAVVYAFFGLHTVSDALDGREQIEERLHDLWLLLLPALQAHPGATSLLDRAHAHLAGTPGTQA, encoded by the coding sequence GTGCAGGGACGGGCAAAGGCAACACGGCGTTCTCTTCTGGAGGCGGCCGCGCAACTGTTCGAGGAGCGGGGTTACGCGGGCACGAGTATCAGCGACATCAGCGCGCTCTCCGGCCGGACGAGCGGTGCGATCTACTTCCATTACGCGTGCAAGGAGAATCTCGCCCTCGCGGTGATGGAGGAAGTGTTCGACACCTGGCCCGCGCTGGTCAGACGCCATCGGGAGGCGGACATTCCGGCCCTGGAGAAGCTCGTGGCGCTGAGTTTCTCGGTCGCACGCGCCTTCCGTGACGATGTCGTGGTACGCGGCGGCTCACGGCTCTGGGCCGAACGCAAGTCCGTCGATGCGTCCCTTCCCTCTCCGTTCGAGGGCTGGATCGAGACGGTGGTCGCCCTGCTGGAAGAGGCCGGCCGCGAGGGCGTACTCACCCCGTCCGTGAGCCCTCGAAAGGCGGGAAACGCCGTCGTGTACGCCTTCTTCGGACTGCACACCGTCTCCGACGCGCTGGACGGCCGGGAGCAGATCGAGGAGAGGCTGCACGACCTGTGGCTCCTCCTGCTGCCCGCGCTCCAGGCGCACCCCGGGGCCACATCGCTGCTCGACCGGGCGCACGCCCACCTCGCCGGAACTCCGGGGACCCAGGCTTAG